Below is a window of Impatiens glandulifera chromosome 2, dImpGla2.1, whole genome shotgun sequence DNA.
TATCTTCTCCAAAATCTTTCGATGTACCCAAAGGACATCTTGCAGTATATGTTGGAGAAACAGAGAGAAGACGCTGCATAGTTCCAATTTCATACTTGAAGCATCCTTTTTTCCAGAGCTTGCTGAGCAAGGCAGAAGAAGAGTTTGGATTTGATCATCCAATGGGTGGTCTTACAATTCCCTGCACAGAAGAAGATTTTATTGATATCACCCGCAGCTTGAATTGATGACCAGATGTGATAGAAATACAGAATTATAGTTTTAACACAACTAACAAGAGAACCTTAGTTCagcatttttttttgttccaGTCTACTTTCATGAGATTGAGAGACAAATACAATATAGATGTATGCACTTGTATCATTATTCTTTTGCAAGAAGATTATACAGAATTTGAATCTCTCCAATTGCATAAAtctctcatttatataatttatttcttggTTGGGTTTTATAGATTGACACCATAACCACGTACAAAGAATTCTTAGAGGTTGAATGATTAATCGTGGAATTTCAGTTTACTTACCATTTGCAAAGACCTATAGAATAAGCAAAAGCTAATCATAAGTTTGTGACAACGTGCATTTTCATTCCAGCAAACAGATATATAAATGCTTAATATATACCAAATTTCCATCAGTTTGCCTATCCTACAAAGACTTCCAATCAAATAATGTATGCCTTTTCCATATCAACCTTAAGAATAACACTCCATTCCTTCTCAGATGTgcttttatttcaattaatgcACTTTGTTCTTCAAAGATCACAAAACACATCAACTTCACAAGTCACCAACAAGCACTTTGGGCTAATGCGTTGAAAATCTTTGAGACAAGACACATTCAACTTTTTTATAAGAACTAAATGTGTCTCTACCCAGTTATAATGAAAGCCCCGTGTGTCAAAGaaatggaaaaagaagaagaagctcaaTCATCCAAAGCTCCTTATGAAAAAGAATTATGTTTCAAAGTGTTCGTCTTGCAT
It encodes the following:
- the LOC124923851 gene encoding auxin-responsive protein SAUR21-like, with the translated sequence MGFRLPVIVQTKNTILRALSSPKSFDVPKGHLAVYVGETERRRCIVPISYLKHPFFQSLLSKAEEEFGFDHPMGGLTIPCTEEDFIDITRSLN